From the genome of Henningerozyma blattae CBS 6284 chromosome 8, complete genome:
tagtagtagtagtattatTGCAACAGATAGTAGGGGATGTGTTCAATGCGATGATTCTTTAACGTGCCCTGAGTGTGGTGACGATGAATATTGTGCCATCACATCATTAACATGCTCGGCATGTCCTGTTACATATTGTGCTAAACGAGTTACTGGGACTAATTCTACGAGCAATTCTACCAACTCTACAAGTACCTCAAAAAACTCAAAGGATAATAAATCGTCACATTTAAATGCGATAATTGGTGGTTCATTAGGTGGaggattattttttttattttgtttattgataatgttagtttatatattctattgGAGACCAAGAATGCGGAAAAAGAGAGATCGTGAAAAGGCATTATTAGAGTCTATGGGGTTCGAATATGATGGTAAGGATAATATATTCATGGATGATATAGCTATCATTGGATCTGacgaagatgatgatgatgaggaCGAAGACGAGGATGAGGACGAGGACGAAGAGGTAGATGAAGCAAATGGACTAATTACTAAACTGGATGGAACTGAATTCGATACAGTAGATATGGGTAGTAATACCGAAGTATTAACAATGAATGATATTACAACAGATCAAAATTCCATTTTACcaagattgaaaaatattaatagaacTCAATATGAATTTAGACCTCCAATAATACACACTGTAGCAGGTATGAAACAACCTAATTATCTAATGGTCAACGGTAATAGAGGCAGTATGTCAACAATAAATACCAAGGCATCTTCGAACGTATTACCTATCGGGTATGTTCCAGGTGTTACTATCAGCCATTCTGGGTCATATCGACTACGCAAGAATGCGGCAAGAGCTGATGGGCCAGGAAATGGTAATTATGATATCATGTCACATATTACCCTCGGGTCATCtatatttgaagatattgaCGCTACCACACAAAATGACAACAAGAgcaatacaaataataataatagtaataataacaatggtAACTTGGATATCGTTGATAtgaatattgatattgataacGCAAAAGATCAAGAAACCTCCAAGGAAAATGTTGAAGATAAAGAGACGAATAGACTAACCACTGCAATCAAAGCGAAGCCAAGATTAGTACAAAtatctgaagaagaagaaggtGGAGAAGAAAAAGGAGGTAGCAATGACTCTTTAGAGGAAAAAGTCGGCAGTGGTGCTGTAGAACaagaagaattgaaaagCACACGGGGTAGAAGCACAATCCAGGAAGATGACGAGGGAAGCtttatattagaatttggCGTTGATGATTCCATTATTAATGGTGTAAGCGATAACACCAAACAAGGATAAAAGTTGGATCCACTTGTACGCATAATTTGCCAGGTGAATACCAAGCATATAATCGATGTCCTTATATATTGTGTTTACCCCACCGAAATTGTATAATTCCATAGACTTGTATTCCATATATATGTAACTTAGAATCTTGTAATCCTTATTCAATACGATCTACGATTCAGCACGATCTATGATCCAACTCGATCTCTACCCCTCCTCAACCGGTAATAAAATTCACGACGAAACAAGACATGTTAAATAGGACTTTGTCTCACCACTACTCCTCCGCCGAAACATCATAACACCGTTGCTGTCATAGCGACGGATAAAGCTATTGGTCACCCGGTCAGACGGGAATAAACTCTAAGATACAAGATATCTACACGTTGGACCCAAAGATATAGGATATAATCCATAACCTACAAAAGAAACGGCAGGTGGTGTGCCAGCGCGGTCCTATACTGTCGTACAATGTGACACCGTTGCCTTGTGAAACATACCCTATTTCATACCAGCACGGGTAGCCTAGTTTAGCCTATTGTATCGCCTACTGTATCCTACTGTATGTCCTACTGTATGTCCTACTGTATAGCCTGCTGTATACCTACAGTACTCATCGATACTGTACGTTCGCAACTTCGTTGTTTCAAACAGTATGACAATCTCATGCTATTAAAACTAATCATGATACTATGCTCACGTCTATACTATTATAAAGCTAATGTGCTGTTAATGCTAATACCACTCCCAACTATTCTGTCAATACTTTCGGGGTTATAATCTGTATGCTCTTGCCGTATAAGTCCGCCCGTATAGTGGCCactaattatttaattatcaatttccgttttttgtttgtgcccgaaaattgaaattttcacACGCAAAACACGTCATGGGTTATTGAAAAAGCAATGAGTCTAATTGTAACCATTtggaaatttcaaatttcaaatttcgattctttttttctttctttttcgATCCATCCTCATAATCCAGTTTCTAAGTAATAGTTTCAATTGATGTCAATTCGTTTcaaagatgaattaaatcTCGTTCTgcatatataaataactGTTTGTACCCTCACTTTGCATATTCTTTGTCTCCCTGTTATAAAGTTTTATTTACTCTTTTCTCCGTCCCTTCTCCCCCTATCATATCTTGAGGTTTACTGTTTAgttaaattctttttttgacTACTTCAATCTCTCTCTATCTCTCTTGAAacttttgatattttccTCATATCAAGGAACCTAAACTTTCACCCAAAACCTTAACTTCAAATAACCATGACTCAAATAGATAAATTTACTGACGTTGATAAATTAGCTGTCTCCACTATTCGATTATTGGCTGTGGATCAAGTTGCCTCTGCCAACTCTGGTCATCCAGGGGCTCCATTAGGTATGGCTCCAGCCGCTCATGTTCTTTTCACCCAAATGAGAATGAATCCAAAGAACCCAGACTGGATCAATAGAGATAGATTTGTCTTATCTAATGGTCACGCTGTAGCTTTATTATACTCCATGCTACATTTATCTGGTTACAACTATTCCATTGAAGATTTAAAGCAATTTAGACATTTGAACTCAAAGACCCCAGGTCATCcagaatttgaattggaaGGTGTTGAAGTCACCACTGGTCCATTGGGTCAAGGTATCTCTAGTGCTGTTGGTTTAGCTATTGCTCAAGCTAACTTGGCTGCTACCTACAACAAGCCAGATTTTGTATTATCAGACAATTACACTTACGTTTTCTTAGGTGATGGTTGTTTGGAAGAAGGTATTTCTTCAGAAGCTTCCTCTTTGGCTGGTCATTTAAGATTGGGTAATTTGATTGCTATCTATGATGACAACAAGATTACTATCGATGGTGCCACCAACGTTTcttttgaagaagatgtaGCAAAGAGATATGAAGCTTACGGTTGGGAAGTCTTATACGTCGAAAATGGTAACGAAGATTTAAATGGTATTTACAATGCTATTCAACAAGctaaattatctaaagaTAAGCcaactttaattaaaatgtCCACCACCATTGGGTTCGGTTCCTTAGCTGCCGGCTCTCATGCTGTCCACGGTTCTCCATTGAAACCAGATGATATCAAACAATTAAGAACCAAATTCGGTTTCGATCCGAACACTTCATTCACTGTCCCACAAGAAGTTTATGACTTATATCAAAGAAAGGTTGTAACTCCAGGTCAACAAGCTGAAGATGATtggaataaattatttgcatCCTATGAAAAGAAATACCCAGATTACGCTGCCTGTCTATCAAGAAGATTGAGAGGTGAATTACCAGAGGGTTGGGAATCTAAATTGCCAACTTACACGCCAGCTGATTCTGCCATTGCTACAAGAAAAACTTCCGAAATCGCTTTAGACGCTATTCATTCTATTCCTGAAGTCCTTGGTGGTTCTGCCGATTTAACTCCTTCTAACTTAACTAGATGGAAGGAAGCTGTTGATTTCCAACCACCTTCTACTGGTTTGGGTGACTACTCTggtaaatatattagattCGGTGTTAGAGAACATGCTATGGGTGCTATCATAAACGGTATTTCTGCTTATGGTGCTAACTACAAGCCATATGCCGGTACTTTCTTAAACTTCGTCTCTTACGCTGCTGGTGCCCTTAGATTATCTGCTTTGTCAGGTCATCCGGTCATTTGGGTCGCAACTCACGATTCTATCGGTGTTGGTGAAGATGGTCCAACCCATCAACCTATTGAAACTTTAGCCCACTTTAGAGCTTTGCCAAACGTCCATGTTTGGAGACCAGCCGATGGTAATGAAACATCTGCCGCTTACAAGGTTGCTTTATCTTCTAAAACTTCACCATCCATCTTGGCTTTATCTAGACAAAACTTACCACAATTAGAAGGTTCTTCCATTGAAAAGGCTTCTAAGGGTGGTTACATCTTAAACGATGTATCAAACCCAGATATTATCTTCGTCGCTACTGGTTCTGAAGTTTCTTTGGCTGTTGAAACCTCTAAGCAATTAGCTGCTAAAAACATTAAGGCTCGTGTTGTCTCCATGCCAGATATGTTAACTTTCGACAGACAACCAGAAGATTATAGATTATCTGTCTTACCAGACAGTGTTCCAATTTTATCTGTTGAAGTATTGACTACCTTCGGTTGGGGTAAATATGCTCATCAATCTTTTGGTTTAGATAGATTCGGTGCCTCTGGTCCAGCTCCATCTGTTTTTAAGAAATTCGAATTTGTTCCAGAAGGTCTTGCTTCAAGAGCTGAAAAGACTATTGCCTTTTACAAGGGTAAGGAAGTCATCTCTCCATTAAGAAAGcctttttaaataattcatttcttaaatatttgtaaatcaataacgtctttttttaatttaataatgacaTGAAATGAAACgaaagaaaaattctaaatctaaatttaaatttttggaatGAAACTCCTTCAACAAACATACATCAATTATAACCCCCCTCTTCCTTAATATATCACAATTAATCTTATTTAAACTACCTAgctcaaataaataatattgttttatatatatatatatatatattaatactaGTTTTACTAATATTTCTGCATATACAAATGAAATagattatatttattaaaatattgaataagTAGATGTATATGTAGATAAATATGTAAAAAATGACTATAAATACAACAAAAGGGAGGGGGACAACACTATTGTAAttagttattatttctttattctTTTCTGATTTAGTATTACTCTAAATTctcaaattcttcttcacgatattgaaaattactATTACAACGTCTTGATAACCAACTCTTTTGGTAATCGAAATATCTCCATGATATTTCTTCAGATTGTGGTAATCCAGGTGGTAGTTTTTCCACTTCTCTATAATACCAACGACGATcaactttattaaattccCAATTCCTATTTTTAGCTAATTCTCTAGCTGATAAAAATTGATCATATGTTCcttgataatgataaaagataaaaaataaagtatcTAAATCAAACtttgtaaatattcttGCTAATGAAGTATTAGAATAAATATCTTCTTTAGGTTCagattctttatttttcttatcatCAGAAGAACCTTTATGTAAATTATTGTTACTATTGTTCTTAGTATTGTTTAATGATGGTGATCGTTGATTAGATGACAATTGGTCCTGTGATGATGATTGTGAGGGTGCTTGTTGTTGTCGATTTTCATTTTGGGTCggttgttgttgctgttgttgttgttgctgttgttgttgttgttgttgttgttgttgttgttgttgttgttgattttgttgttgtttggTAGGATCAGCAGAATATATGAATCTTATAGGTTCACTTGGAAAGAATATGGAGGTTGGATGATTTAATGACAATGGTTTTTGAAACAAAAATGGAGTATCAGCATCTAAAGAATCAGGACAATTCAATAATGATGACTCCAATTGTAAAGCCACTCTGGAAGATAATTCTGTTGAAGGTTGTAAAAGACTTTTTTTCGAATTTaaccaatattttaattctttttcaaataaggGGTTTTTAAATGCagaattttcttttatttcattttcaatttgatcattaatttcttttgttcTATCAGGTGGGAAATGAGCTTCCAAGTTCACTGGAATTGATGCGTTCTTTTTCTTAGAGGatgttttatttgaatttaatgtAGTTGGTATTTTTGCACTTGAATTTTGAATAGAATTGGAAGCATCgtctttttgttttttggTAACTAATAGATCAATTGattgttttttcttcaatagaCGTTCTTGTttctttaaagattttgaagtagataaattattagtcTGGGCTGTTGAAGCACTGgcattattactattgcTATTGCTAGTACcaatgttattattagcagtagcattattattagtagtgGAATTGGTAGAAGATAAAATAgaatcttttgaaatatctTGTTGTGAAGTATTAGCAGAAGAGGAAGGCAAGATTTCACAAGCCATATCATCATAGATAGTATCATATTCTATGAAATCTGgctcattattattttctacataatatttaatgtcATCACTAAATTCTACCACAGTTTCTGGGTccatttcattattttgtaataattttaaaatgttcTCTAAATTTACAATATGGAACTCATGTCTTTCAATTTGTTCAGTGTTTTCTTGAGTTTCGAAAGATTCTAATTGTTTTTGTAAATCTTCCAAGCAGCCTTGAATGAATAAACATTGgtctctttttttcaattctttagGGTCTTTGACTAAGTCTGGGTTCGTCAAAGCTTCGGTAGAGAATTGTTTTgttttcatcaatttctCAATTGTCTTGAACCGTTCCATcccattttcaattaatctTCTATTTTCCATCAAAATACTTTGCTTTTCCTTCACATCTTCCTTACTTAACCAAATCTTAATCTGTTCTCTTTgcttttgtaattttttaatctctCTCTTTAAGTCAGATTCCAATTTCTCTCTgtatgaagaattatttggatCAGTCGATTGGAACTTCTCATATATCTTTTCATATTCCTCCAATCCTTCTTTAACTTTTTCAATAGCTTATCAATATCTTGCTGTAATTTTCTTTGTGACATGATTGTGATTGAGATTTACACGTGTCTctgttttttcttatattttattatttgtattttatattttttttgtccttagttttattttatttttaaaaaaattagttttttctttttaaccGCTTTATTCAAACCATTCAACAGATAAAGTAATTGAACTGTCTACGTAACACTAACAGTATTTAGGAGTAGAAATACGTTATGTGTATATAGTTATATAGTTATCGAAATAAGTAACTTTGCCAAAAATAGATATATCTATCTGTCCGTCTATataaacatatatatatatatattcatgATAGGGTTCCTTTTTAGAATTAACGGAACTTTAAATTTCgtattcattttcaattcttaCTTCCAATTTCacgaaaataaaaaaagaaataatgaaaaaaatcgTGTAAAGTGACGTAGAAAGAGTACaaagataatatatatgaatGATTACgttaaagataaattaaattcaagataaatttgatcattatattttaagtGGAGTAGCCACAAGATATATTAAGGACAATATTTGCATATTTGACTAGTATGTCGATAATTGGCTAAgccatattattatctaattatgataatataataaataatataatatgaaATGATGAAgcataataataacgaaactataatatttttatattataatggtataatatcatatatatatatatataaatcaCATATACATTTCTTAGCTGACATTTAAGTCAGCTGATTGTCATAATTTCAAACGTTCCGTAATTCCAAAATCTTAAAATTCCGCTGGAAAGTGTTAATGCTATATATAACAAGTTATTGGCTGATAAAAAAACCCTGTGACTCATTGTAAAGGTTTAGTAACTTTATAGGTAAGATTCCCTGGGAAATAGGGTAATAAGAAGTTCATGAGGAATGTGAAAAAAGTGATGACTATGTATGTATAGAATAACAAAGTTTAGAAATATAACCTCTATTCATGTGTATATATAAGCATGTATATTTGTAAGATATCTATAGGTCAAACTGTATCAACATTATTAGAACTTAAATATAACACACATCTtagtgaaaaataaaaaaatattcatacGTAATGTCACAAAGCATTTGGGTCGATAGGTTAAGTAATCCAACGTTGTCTACGTTACCACAAGATTACAAGAATCCTCAAGAGGTACCCTTTATTTGCCAAGAAACTACTTCTATAGAGGTTCCACAATTGGATACTCTACCAGATTCTTTAAATGATCCCTATATTGTTGTTCTATGTGTTTGGTCATCACTGTTGTTTAGGTTAACTGgtgataatgatataattatttatatttccaattcaaaaatattaaggTTCGAAATTATTAGTACTTGGTCGTTCCAAGAAATGTATGATACAGTATGCACAGAACTGAATAAACTTCAAGCTCTACCATCCATTGAATCATTAGATACTTTATCTCTAGAAATACAAAAGCAAAATGGATCAGAGTTAATTCCAAAACTGTTTACTCAGATGGTCTTATTAGAAGGTGATACAAGCTTGGatcaattcaaatataatcCGTTagatatatctttattattgcATTTATCTTCCACTGAATCTGCAAATTCCATATTAACCATTAATTACAATTCAAGGATTTATTCCAAGGAAAGAATTctgaatttatttgatcAGCTATTACAATTTATTTCTGCTGTGATTATCGATCCAAAGAGAATCATAGCAAAAATCAATCTAATTACTCCTGATTCCCTAACTAACCTACCAAACCCCAAAGCTGCATTGGGTTGGTGTGATTTTGTGGGTTGTATACATGATATTTTCCAAGATAATGCTGAAAGATTCCCGGAAAGAACTTGTGTGGTAGAAACCCCATCTTTTGATTCTAATTTACCTTTAAGAAAATTTACTTATGGTGATATTAATCgttcttctaatttagtggctcattatttaatctCAAAGGGTATTGAAGTTGGGGATGTTGTAATGATATATTCTTCTCGTGGTGTGGATCTAATGATTTGTGTGATGGGTGTATTGAAAGCAGGTGCTACATTTTCCGTTATAGATCCTTCTTACCCACCTGAAAGGCAAACTGTTTATCTAAGTGTGGCTAAACCTCGTGGTTTGATTGTTATCAGAAAAGCTGGTCAATTAGATCCATTAGTTAAAGATTATATTGCTAAAGAATTAGATATTAAAGCATTTATTCCCTCTATTGAAATCCAAGATAACGCCACACTACAAGGTGCATTGACAAACGATCCTTTAGAAAAAGTTAGATCTTTAGAAAATGTGCGTACAGATATCATTCTGGGTCCAGATTCGAATCCAACATTATCGTTCACTTCCGGTTCCGAAGGTTTACCAAAAGGTGTGCTAGGTAGACATTTCTCATTGgcttattattttaattggaTGTCCAAGACTTTTAAACTTTCTTCCTCTGATAGATTTACCATGTTAAGTGGTATTGCTCATGATCCAATTCAAAGAGATATGTTTACACCATTGTATTTAGGTGCTCAATTATATGTCCCAACTCAAACAGATATTGGAACCCCAGGTAAATTAGCTGAATGGATATCTAAATATCAATGCACTGTTACACATTTAACCCCAGCAATGGGTCAATTATTAGCAGCTCAAGCCACAGCACAAATTTCAGCCTTACATCATGCATTTTTCGTGGGTGATATCTTGACTAAAAGAGATTGTACACGTTTACAGTCCTTAGCCCCAAACTGTAATATTGTTAATATGTATGGTACTACTGAAACTCAAAGAGCTGTATCATATTATGAAgttatttctaaaaatcaAGACCCAACTTTCTTAGAGTCATTAAAAGATACAATCCCAGCAGGTAAAGGTATGTATAACGTACAATTGTTGGTTGTGAATAGATATGATAGAACTCAAATATGTGGTGTGGGTGAAGTTGGTGAAATTTATATGCGTGCAGGTGGTTTAGCGGAAGGGTACCGTGGTTTACCAGATCTAAACAAGGAAAAATTCGTTAATAATTGGTTCGTAGATGAGAATCACTGGAATTATTTAGATGATAAGAAAGATAAACCTTGGAATAAATACTGGCTGGGTCCAAGAGATAGATTATACAGAACAGGGGATTTAGGTCGTTATTTACCTGATGGTAATTGTGAATGTTGTGGTAGGGCAGATGATCAAGTTAAAATTCGTGGGTTTAGAATTGAATTAGGTGAAATCGATACTCATATCTCTCAATATCCTTTAGTAAgagaaaatattactttGGTTCgtaaaaatcaaaatggTGAGCCTACTTTAATTACATTTATGGTTCCCAGATTCGATATGGAAGATCAATTACATAAATATTATGAGcctttatcaaataatgtCTCTACAGATCCAATTGTTAAAGGTCTTCTTGAATATGGTCAACTTACAAAACAGATTAAAGATTTcttaaagaaaagattaGCCAGTTATTCAATTCCCACTCTGATTGTTGTAATGAATAAGCTTCCTTTAAATCCTAATGGGAAAGTAGATAAACCAAAATTGCAATATCCAACAGAAAAGCAATTGCAATTAGTTCaacaaaatacaaatattgaaaatgaaactGTTAATTTTACTCCAACTGAAAAGAGAGTACTGGAATTATGGCTGAAAGTTTTACCTTCTCCTCCTGCTTCAGTCACTGTCGAGGATTCTTTCTTTGATCTGGGTGGTCATTCGCTTTTAGCTACTAAAATGATTTTTATGTTGAAAAAACagtataatataaatattccattaaacacaatttataaatttccaacaattaaagaattcgcaaataaaattgacaATAGGGAAGTTTCTGAAACTGAAACTGATACGTCTTCAATTAcctcttcaaataattattttgcGGATGCTAAAAAACTAGTAAAGAGTTTGCCAGAATTATATCCTTCAAACTCtgcaaataatatatcCAATAAGAAAgctattaatttttttgtcacTGGTGTAACCGGATTTTTAGGTTCTTATAtcttatcaaatattttaaaccGTGAAGGAGATGTCAACTATAAAGTATTTGCTCATGTTCGTTCTAGCTCCAAAGAAGAAGGCTTGCAACGTATAAGAAAAGCTGGTATTATATATGGTACTTGGAATGAATCATTTGTGGAAAATATCGAAGTTGTGCTAGGTGACTTATCCGTCAAGCAATTTGGATTATCAGATGCAGATTGGAATTCATTAGCAAGTTTAATTGATGTAATTATCCATAACGGTGCTTTAGTTCATTGGGTTTATCCATACTCTAAGTTAAGAGCTTCAAATGTAATTGCAACAATTAATGTGATGAGTTTAGCTACAATTGGTAAACCAaagaattttgattttgtttCATCAACTTCTGTTTTAGATACTACGTTTTATTTTGACTTATCGGAAAAGTTAATTAAAGATGGTAAAGATGGTATTTTAGAGACTGATGATTTAATGGGTTCATCGAATGGGCTGTCAGGTGGTTACGGTCAATCAAAATGGGTAGCTGAATATTTAGTGAGAGAGGCTGGTAAGAGAGGTTTAAGAGGTTGTATTGTTAGGCCAGGTTACGTTACAGGTGCTTCCAAAAATGGTTCATGTAATACTGATGACTTTTTATTGAGATTTATGAAAGGTTGTTTGCAACTAGGATATGTTCCAGATATTGATAACAGTGTCAACATGGTTCCTGTGGATCATGTTGCACAAGTAGTGGTAGCTACATCTTTGTATAGTCCAAGTTCTACTGAATTGCCGGTTGCTCATGTTACAGCACATCCTAGAATTAGCCTCAGGGATTATGTCTCCGTCTTAAATGATTATGGTTATTTTGTAAAGCAAACAAGTTATGCTGATTGGAGGGATAGACTAGAAAATGCAACCATCAATGAAGGTCAAGAAAATGCATTATATCCTTTATTACATATGgtattgaataatttagaagaaaatacGAAAGCTCCAGAATTAGATGACCGAAACGCACAATTTTCTTTAGACAAGGATAATGCAAATGTTACAAAATCAATCAGTATGGGTGCCACACCTCGACAAATtgctatatatatatcttttttgaTTCAAGTGGGATTTTTAAGCAATGTAGCAATTAACTCTACTAAGAAACTGCCTGTTTTAGAACTAACTAAGTCACAAATTGAACTAGTATCCTCCGGTGCTGGGTCTCGTACTAGTTCagcaaaataaattcaacGTCAAATTCTTCTCGAGTTGTtcaattgtttttctttatagGTATATGTAGAATTGTGTATATTAATACTTGTAAAATACTTAggatatttcaatttatatCAGTGTTCTTCAAGGTCTGTTTTATCGATGGAAGTTACTAACTAGGCAAAACTCCAGCTTATGAGGTTGAAATTAAGaataattaaagaaaaaattctaGAACTCTTTTTAGCTCAAATAGGAAACCGgaatttaacaaattagtattattgaaaCTTGTCCTtaagttatttttataacAGCTGAAGGCGGTCATATTACGGATGACTGAaacaaatgataaatttacgaaaaaaaagtaaaataacatttttaataatcatTAAAAGAACGTGACGTAATATAAATGACATGATTCCAAATATGGTACATACTATCTTTAAggtaatagtaataacttctaaaaataaaaaaaaaaataaaaaaaaaaaactaaaaa
Proteins encoded in this window:
- the TKL1 gene encoding transketolase TKL1 (similar to Saccharomyces cerevisiae TKL2 (YBR117C) and TKL1 (YPR074C); ancestral locus Anc_3.372), whose product is MTQIDKFTDVDKLAVSTIRLLAVDQVASANSGHPGAPLGMAPAAHVLFTQMRMNPKNPDWINRDRFVLSNGHAVALLYSMLHLSGYNYSIEDLKQFRHLNSKTPGHPEFELEGVEVTTGPLGQGISSAVGLAIAQANLAATYNKPDFVLSDNYTYVFLGDGCLEEGISSEASSLAGHLRLGNLIAIYDDNKITIDGATNVSFEEDVAKRYEAYGWEVLYVENGNEDLNGIYNAIQQAKLSKDKPTLIKMSTTIGFGSLAAGSHAVHGSPLKPDDIKQLRTKFGFDPNTSFTVPQEVYDLYQRKVVTPGQQAEDDWNKLFASYEKKYPDYAACLSRRLRGELPEGWESKLPTYTPADSAIATRKTSEIALDAIHSIPEVLGGSADLTPSNLTRWKEAVDFQPPSTGLGDYSGKYIRFGVREHAMGAIINGISAYGANYKPYAGTFLNFVSYAAGALRLSALSGHPVIWVATHDSIGVGEDGPTHQPIETLAHFRALPNVHVWRPADGNETSAAYKVALSSKTSPSILALSRQNLPQLEGSSIEKASKGGYILNDVSNPDIIFVATGSEVSLAVETSKQLAAKNIKARVVSMPDMLTFDRQPEDYRLSVLPDSVPILSVEVLTTFGWGKYAHQSFGLDRFGASGPAPSVFKKFEFVPEGLASRAEKTIAFYKGKEVISPLRKPF
- the NOT5 gene encoding CCR4-NOT core subunit NOT5 (similar to Saccharomyces cerevisiae NOT5 (YPR072W); ancestral locus Anc_3.370), yielding MENRRLIENGMERFKTIEKLMKTKQFSTEALTNPDLVKDPKELKKRDQCLFIQGCLEDLQKQLESFETQENTEQIERHEFHIVNLENILKLLQNNEMDPETVVEFSDDIKYYVENNNEPDFIEYDTIYDDMACEILPSSSANTSQQDISKDSILSSTNSTTNNNATANNNIGTSNSNSNNASASTAQTNNLSTSKSLKKQERLLKKKQSIDLLVTKKQKDDASNSIQNSSAKIPTTLNSNKTSSKKKNASIPVNLEAHFPPDRTKEINDQIENEIKENSAFKNPLFEKELKYWLNSKKSLLQPSTELSSRVALQLESSLLNCPDSLDADTPFLFQKPLSLNHPTSIFFPSEPIRFIYSADPTKQQQNQQQQQQQQQQQQQQQQQQQQQQQPTQNENRQQQAPSQSSSQDQLSSNQRSPSLNNTKNNSNNNLHKGSSDDKKNKESEPKEDIYSNTSLARIFTKFDLDTLFFIFYHYQGTYDQFLSARELAKNRNWEFNKVDRRWYYREVEKLPPGLPQSEEISWRYFDYQKSWLSRRCNSNFQYREEEFENLE
- the OPY2 gene encoding Opy2p (similar to Saccharomyces cerevisiae OPY2 (YPR075C); ancestral locus Anc_3.373), translating into MSTITLSSTLSAASIVSTYIPNDSNSATPSSSSSIIATDSRGCVQCDDSLTCPECGDDEYCAITSLTCSACPVTYCAKRVTGTNSTSNSTNSTSTSKNSKDNKSSHLNAIIGGSLGGGLFFLFCLLIMLVYIFYWRPRMRKKRDREKALLESMGFEYDGKDNIFMDDIAIIGSDEDDDDEDEDEDEDEDEEVDEANGLITKLDGTEFDTVDMGSNTEVLTMNDITTDQNSILPRLKNINRTQYEFRPPIIHTVAGMKQPNYLMVNGNRGSMSTINTKASSNVLPIGYVPGVTISHSGSYRLRKNAARADGPGNGNYDIMSHITLGSSIFEDIDATTQNDNKSNTNNNNSNNNNGNLDIVDMNIDIDNAKDQETSKENVEDKETNRLTTAIKAKPRLVQISEEEEGGEEKGGSNDSLEEKVGSGAVEQEELKSTRGRSTIQEDDEGSFILEFGVDDSIINGVSDNTKQG